Proteins from a single region of Bdellovibrio bacteriovorus HD100:
- a CDS encoding peptidylprolyl isomerase — translation MKLVISILLLISATAFAQKSTDVVAQVGKKTITLEDFNKKYNEVKSQTINPPTKEQFLEDLVRYEMGVQEAEKRNLQKDPIVQDRFNQEMYKALLEKDIGQRVQKIQVSDAEMKAWYAKNPELRTSHILIEFKAGATPAQVAEAKKRATEIYEEVKKSKRPFEELVKLYSDDALSKQVGGDIGWQSRVTLVPNYYEAVVNMKVGEITGLIETQFGFHVIKLTGRRSFENANKRQIRAAVFDEKRKQVFNDYFERMKKSYPIKENKGLLK, via the coding sequence ATGAAACTTGTAATCAGCATCTTGTTGCTCATCTCTGCGACCGCTTTTGCACAGAAATCCACGGACGTCGTGGCTCAGGTGGGTAAAAAAACTATCACGCTTGAAGACTTCAATAAAAAGTACAACGAAGTGAAGTCTCAGACGATCAACCCGCCAACCAAAGAGCAGTTCCTGGAAGACCTGGTTCGTTACGAAATGGGTGTTCAGGAGGCTGAAAAGCGCAATCTGCAAAAAGACCCTATCGTTCAAGACCGTTTCAACCAGGAGATGTACAAAGCCCTTCTGGAAAAAGACATTGGTCAGCGCGTTCAGAAGATCCAGGTTTCCGATGCTGAAATGAAAGCCTGGTATGCCAAGAATCCTGAACTTCGCACCAGCCACATCCTGATTGAGTTTAAAGCAGGGGCGACTCCGGCGCAGGTGGCTGAAGCAAAAAAACGTGCGACAGAAATCTACGAAGAGGTTAAAAAGAGCAAAAGACCATTTGAAGAGCTGGTGAAGCTTTACTCTGACGATGCTCTTTCCAAGCAGGTTGGCGGCGATATCGGCTGGCAATCCCGCGTGACACTGGTTCCGAATTATTACGAAGCGGTGGTCAACATGAAGGTCGGTGAGATTACGGGGCTTATCGAAACTCAGTTTGGCTTCCACGTTATTAAACTGACCGGTCGCAGAAGCTTTGAGAACGCGAACAAACGCCAGATCAGAGCGGCCGTTTTCGATGAAAAAAGAAAACAGGTCTTTAACGACTACTTCGAAAGAATGAAGAAGTCTTATCCGATCAAAGAAAACAAAGGTCTTCTTAAATAA
- a CDS encoding peptidylprolyl isomerase — MKFSKSPALTGLFIFMSLALAGCPSSYQKLSTKPVEKVNDHVLTSKQFANQLARRLRNFDALAAKDPNNIHRIKEEILRDFLVKSLTLDWARAQSIVISENTLDKEVDKLRANYPDDLSFRRALALENLSFSEWREELRYSLVEREVFKKINEKVKAPTEEEIKRYYEDNKDRYKRKERVFLRQIVVDEDAKADAIKVDLKTGDFAELARKYSITPEAKQGGVVGWIEKGTVDYFDPLFNVGSGVQTIKSPFGIHLIRVEKKAPASTLSLEEVKPQIIRALRAQREQAEYVAWLDAQLRSSKVLKDYELMNSIKVDTRGTND, encoded by the coding sequence ATGAAATTTTCAAAGAGCCCCGCACTGACGGGGCTTTTTATTTTTATGAGCCTCGCTTTGGCGGGATGTCCATCAAGTTATCAAAAACTCTCCACCAAACCTGTGGAGAAGGTGAACGATCACGTTCTGACCTCCAAGCAGTTTGCCAACCAGCTGGCACGAAGGCTTAGAAATTTCGACGCCCTGGCCGCGAAGGATCCCAACAACATCCATCGCATCAAAGAAGAAATTCTGCGCGACTTCCTGGTGAAAAGCCTGACGCTGGACTGGGCACGGGCGCAAAGTATCGTGATCTCGGAAAACACCCTGGATAAAGAAGTCGACAAACTGCGCGCGAACTATCCGGATGATCTTTCCTTCCGCCGAGCCCTGGCTTTGGAGAATCTGTCTTTCTCGGAATGGCGTGAAGAGCTGAGATATTCCCTGGTCGAACGCGAGGTCTTTAAAAAGATCAACGAAAAGGTCAAAGCACCCACCGAAGAAGAGATCAAACGTTACTACGAGGACAACAAAGACCGCTACAAGCGCAAAGAACGTGTGTTCCTGCGCCAGATCGTGGTGGATGAGGATGCGAAAGCGGACGCCATCAAAGTCGATCTGAAAACCGGTGATTTTGCGGAGCTTGCCCGGAAGTATTCCATCACACCTGAAGCCAAGCAGGGCGGGGTTGTCGGCTGGATTGAAAAAGGCACGGTGGACTACTTTGATCCCCTGTTTAATGTCGGCTCCGGCGTGCAAACAATCAAAAGTCCATTCGGAATCCATCTGATTCGGGTGGAAAAAAAGGCCCCAGCTTCCACATTGTCCCTGGAAGAGGTCAAACCACAGATTATCCGGGCGCTTCGCGCACAACGCGAGCAGGCGGAATACGTCGCATGGCTTGATGCCCAGCTCAGAAGTAGTAAAGTCTTAAAGGACTATGAACTGATGAATTCCATCAAGGTGGATACACGAGGAACCAATGATTAA
- a CDS encoding fumarate reductase/succinate dehydrogenase flavoprotein subunit: protein MAHNLDSKIPSGPIESKWTKTKFDYKLVNPANKRKHSIIVVGTGLAGASAAASLGELGYKVKAFCVHESPRRAHSVAAQGGINAAKNYQNDGDSTYRLFYDTVKGGDFRAREANVYRLAEVSANIIDQMVAQGVPFAREYGGTLANRSFGGAQVSRTFYARGQTGQQLLLGAYSEMMRQVDIGNVELRSRREMLDVVVIDGKARGIVVRNLLTGEIESHEADAVVIASGGYSNVFFLSTNAMNCAVTAAWKAHKRGAYFANPCYTQIHPTCIPVHGENQSKLTLMSESLRNDGRVWVPKAVGDKRHPNDIPENERDYYLERVYPSFGNLAPRDVASRQAKYRCDEGRGVNETGKAVYLDFADAIKRLGEDKISERYGNLFEMYDKITGQNPYKQPMMIYPAPHYTMGGLWVDYNLESTIPGLFVAGEANFSDHGANRLGASALMQGLADGYFVLPFTLGNYLGGTKLEKVATTNEAFKAAEHGVKEEIKKMMNIKGARTVDSFHKELGNVMWEYCGMGRNEAGLKKALQEIPKIREEFWNNVRIPGDANYLNVELEKAGRVADFLELGELMCRDALERQESCGGHYREEYQVDGEAKRDDEKFCHVAAWEYTGENKPSVRHQEELKFENVHLATRSYK, encoded by the coding sequence ATGGCTCACAATTTAGACAGCAAAATTCCAAGTGGCCCGATTGAATCCAAATGGACCAAAACCAAGTTCGACTACAAGCTGGTGAACCCGGCGAATAAAAGAAAGCACTCCATCATCGTGGTGGGAACCGGTCTTGCCGGCGCCTCTGCAGCGGCTTCTTTGGGTGAACTGGGATACAAAGTAAAAGCTTTCTGCGTGCATGAATCCCCTCGCCGTGCCCACTCTGTGGCGGCTCAAGGTGGTATCAATGCTGCGAAAAACTACCAGAACGACGGCGATTCCACGTACCGTCTTTTCTACGACACCGTTAAGGGTGGTGACTTCCGTGCACGTGAGGCCAACGTTTACCGTCTGGCGGAAGTGTCTGCGAACATCATCGATCAGATGGTGGCTCAGGGGGTTCCATTTGCCCGTGAATACGGCGGAACTCTGGCCAACCGTTCTTTTGGTGGCGCCCAAGTGTCCCGCACTTTCTATGCCCGCGGTCAGACAGGTCAGCAGCTTCTTCTGGGTGCTTACTCAGAGATGATGAGACAGGTTGATATTGGCAACGTTGAATTGCGCAGCCGCCGCGAAATGCTGGATGTTGTGGTGATCGACGGCAAAGCCCGCGGCATCGTGGTACGTAACCTTTTGACCGGCGAAATTGAATCTCACGAAGCTGATGCGGTGGTGATTGCTTCCGGCGGTTATTCCAACGTGTTCTTCCTTTCCACCAATGCGATGAACTGTGCGGTGACGGCAGCGTGGAAAGCCCACAAACGTGGCGCTTACTTCGCGAACCCTTGTTACACTCAGATTCACCCGACTTGTATTCCGGTTCACGGCGAAAACCAGTCCAAACTGACTTTGATGTCTGAATCCCTGCGCAACGACGGTCGCGTTTGGGTGCCAAAAGCTGTCGGTGACAAACGTCATCCAAATGACATCCCGGAAAACGAACGCGATTATTATCTGGAGCGTGTGTACCCGTCCTTCGGGAACCTGGCTCCTCGTGACGTGGCTTCCCGTCAGGCGAAATACCGCTGTGACGAAGGCCGTGGCGTGAATGAAACCGGCAAAGCTGTGTATCTTGATTTCGCGGACGCGATCAAGCGTCTGGGTGAAGACAAGATCTCCGAGCGTTACGGAAATCTGTTTGAAATGTACGACAAAATCACCGGCCAGAATCCGTACAAACAGCCGATGATGATTTACCCGGCTCCTCACTACACCATGGGTGGTCTGTGGGTGGACTACAATCTGGAATCTACGATTCCAGGTCTGTTCGTTGCGGGTGAAGCGAACTTCTCTGACCACGGTGCCAACCGCTTGGGTGCGTCTGCACTGATGCAGGGTCTGGCGGATGGTTACTTCGTACTGCCGTTCACTTTGGGGAACTACCTGGGTGGAACCAAACTTGAAAAAGTGGCGACCACGAATGAAGCCTTCAAAGCGGCTGAACACGGCGTGAAGGAAGAAATCAAAAAAATGATGAACATCAAAGGGGCCCGCACAGTGGACAGCTTCCACAAAGAGCTGGGCAACGTGATGTGGGAATACTGCGGTATGGGTCGTAACGAAGCCGGCTTGAAGAAGGCCCTTCAGGAAATCCCAAAAATCCGCGAAGAGTTCTGGAACAACGTGCGTATTCCGGGTGATGCAAATTACCTCAACGTCGAGCTTGAAAAAGCAGGACGTGTGGCGGACTTCCTGGAGCTGGGTGAGTTGATGTGCCGTGATGCCCTGGAGCGCCAGGAATCCTGCGGCGGTCATTACCGTGAAGAGTATCAGGTGGATGGCGAAGCCAAACGTGATGACGAGAAGTTCTGTCACGTGGCTGCTTGGGAATACACTGGCGAAAACAAACCGTCCGTGCGTCACCAGGAAGAGCTGAAATTCGAAAACGTACACCTAGCAACTCGTAGCTATAAATAA
- a CDS encoding peptidylprolyl isomerase has translation MINLLFALLVATPSHAEIVEKTVAIVNSELVLESDFKDLVKRIPKQGMVDESLLFDKPATSLIGNRKAQLDYLINEKILQSEIKRLNLAVTNDRVESELKEMARKNQVSEAELAKVIQQQGVSMDDYRRFLKDSIEKRSLMDAEIISKLRISDEDALNEYLKTNPNNRPSIDEFSVSHIFFNPKKGGAEASIKRAETVLGKLRSGENFENLAQQFSEDPNFSTGGALGTFKSGEFLPEIEEAISSLKVNETTPIVKSRMGFHIVKLTGKKLTTDPKFERAKDKIKAQLLENSFKRQLKNWLQTKRDESFIRINE, from the coding sequence ATGATTAATCTTCTTTTTGCTTTGCTAGTGGCTACACCAAGTCATGCCGAGATTGTGGAAAAAACTGTGGCTATCGTGAATAGCGAACTGGTTTTGGAATCTGACTTCAAAGATCTTGTAAAACGCATTCCAAAACAGGGCATGGTCGATGAGTCTTTGTTGTTTGATAAACCTGCCACCAGCCTTATCGGAAACCGCAAGGCGCAGCTGGATTACCTGATCAACGAAAAGATTCTGCAGTCTGAAATCAAACGTCTGAATCTGGCCGTCACCAACGACCGCGTGGAATCCGAACTGAAAGAAATGGCCCGCAAAAACCAGGTCAGCGAAGCGGAACTGGCCAAAGTGATCCAGCAGCAGGGTGTTTCCATGGATGACTACCGCCGCTTCCTGAAAGACAGCATTGAAAAACGCTCTTTGATGGATGCCGAGATCATTTCCAAACTGCGCATTTCTGATGAAGACGCTTTGAATGAGTATCTGAAAACAAATCCGAACAACCGTCCGTCCATTGACGAGTTCTCGGTGTCCCACATCTTCTTCAACCCGAAAAAAGGCGGCGCGGAAGCGTCCATCAAACGTGCTGAAACCGTGCTGGGTAAACTTCGCAGCGGTGAAAACTTTGAAAACCTGGCGCAGCAGTTCAGTGAAGATCCCAATTTCTCCACCGGCGGGGCTCTGGGCACATTCAAATCTGGGGAATTTCTTCCGGAAATTGAAGAGGCTATTTCCAGCCTGAAAGTGAACGAGACCACTCCGATTGTGAAATCCCGCATGGGTTTCCACATCGTGAAACTGACCGGGAAAAAGCTGACCACCGATCCGAAGTTTGAACGCGCCAAAGACAAAATCAAGGCGCAGCTTCTGGAAAACAGCTTCAAACGTCAGTTGAAAAACTGGCTTCAAACCAAACGTGATGAGTCGTTCATCCGTATCAATGAGTAA
- a CDS encoding electron transfer flavoprotein subunit alpha/FixB family protein — MGKILVFAEHTNGKLKRSSQELLQAAAASGNTVVAVAFGSHAGDVTAALGHNGASEVHVVKDASLDAYNPEAFTANIAAIIGKVQPTIILASASSTGKDLFPRVAARLGVGVASDCTTLTISGDNVTAVKPMYSGKCFATVNFENSAVKIVLMRANQLPVAAADTSKTANVVEHAAAAADLKTLIKEIVKGASEKLDLTEANIVVSGGRGLKEAANFKILNDLADVLGATVGASRAVVDAGWVGHGMQVGQTGKTVAPTLYIAVGISGAIQHLAGMSGSKVIVAINSDANAPIFQKATYGIVGDALDIVPKLTEEFKKALHH, encoded by the coding sequence ATGGGTAAAATTCTAGTTTTTGCTGAACACACAAATGGTAAACTAAAACGCAGCTCTCAAGAGCTTCTTCAGGCAGCAGCGGCTTCCGGCAACACAGTGGTTGCAGTGGCTTTCGGTTCTCACGCAGGTGATGTGACGGCAGCTTTGGGTCACAACGGGGCTTCTGAAGTTCACGTTGTGAAAGACGCTTCTTTGGATGCCTACAATCCAGAGGCTTTCACTGCGAATATCGCAGCGATCATCGGCAAAGTTCAGCCGACTATCATTCTGGCCTCTGCGTCCTCCACCGGTAAGGATCTTTTCCCTCGCGTGGCGGCTCGTTTGGGCGTGGGTGTGGCAAGTGATTGCACGACTTTGACTATTTCTGGCGACAACGTGACTGCGGTTAAACCAATGTACTCCGGCAAATGTTTTGCGACGGTGAACTTTGAAAACAGCGCCGTTAAAATCGTTTTGATGCGCGCCAATCAACTTCCAGTGGCAGCCGCGGACACTTCCAAAACTGCAAACGTGGTTGAACACGCGGCTGCAGCGGCGGACCTGAAAACCTTGATCAAAGAAATCGTGAAGGGTGCTTCCGAAAAATTGGATCTGACTGAAGCTAACATCGTTGTCAGCGGTGGTCGTGGTCTGAAAGAAGCGGCCAACTTCAAGATTTTGAATGATCTTGCAGACGTTTTGGGTGCCACAGTGGGTGCTTCCCGTGCGGTTGTTGATGCGGGCTGGGTTGGTCACGGCATGCAGGTGGGTCAAACTGGTAAAACAGTGGCTCCGACTTTGTACATCGCGGTGGGTATCTCCGGCGCTATCCAGCACTTGGCTGGTATGAGCGGATCCAAAGTGATCGTGGCAATCAATAGTGACGCCAACGCGCCGATCTTCCAAAAAGCGACCTACGGCATCGTGGGTGACGCTTTGGATATCGTTCCGAAACTGACAGAAGAGTTCAAAAAAGCTCTTCACCACTAA
- a CDS encoding succinate dehydrogenase cytochrome b subunit, producing the protein MSGFLGSTVGKKYLMGITGLVWAGFVLAHMAGNLLIFVSNDAYNAYGHALTSGNIIYVAEAVLVLALIVHVFCALSLTKNNREAKQQRYAVAAGGKKKVTLASRTMAVQGSLILVFIILHLITFKYGTHYETTVNGVVMRDLAKLMFEVFQSPAYIAWYVVCLVLLGFHLSHGVGSTFQSLGLMEGTYRNTWKKLSYGYAVVVAAGFIAQPVYIFLVGN; encoded by the coding sequence ATGTCTGGATTTCTCGGATCTACGGTCGGGAAAAAGTACCTAATGGGAATCACCGGTTTAGTCTGGGCGGGATTTGTTCTCGCACACATGGCCGGCAATCTACTCATCTTTGTCAGTAACGATGCCTACAATGCTTACGGACACGCACTGACAAGCGGAAACATCATCTACGTCGCGGAAGCCGTTCTGGTTCTGGCGTTGATCGTGCACGTTTTCTGCGCCCTCAGCCTCACGAAGAACAATCGTGAAGCCAAACAACAGCGTTATGCTGTTGCTGCGGGTGGAAAGAAGAAAGTCACTCTGGCCTCTCGTACCATGGCGGTTCAGGGCAGTTTGATTCTGGTCTTCATCATCCTTCACCTGATCACTTTCAAATACGGCACGCACTATGAAACCACCGTCAATGGTGTGGTGATGCGTGACTTGGCGAAACTGATGTTTGAAGTCTTCCAGAGTCCGGCTTACATCGCATGGTATGTGGTGTGTCTGGTTCTTCTGGGCTTCCATCTAAGTCACGGTGTCGGCTCCACATTCCAGTCTTTGGGTCTGATGGAAGGCACATACAGAAACACGTGGAAAAAACTCAGCTACGGTTATGCCGTGGTTGTGGCTGCGGGTTTCATCGCTCAACCTGTTTACATTTTCCTTGTCGGTAACTAA
- a CDS encoding succinate dehydrogenase/fumarate reductase iron-sulfur subunit translates to MSGKNINLTLKVWRQKGPKDQGAFAEYQAKNVSEDASFLEMLDAVNEELVAKGDEPIAFDHDCREGICGTCGFVIDGEAHGPMKSTTVCQLHMRNFNDGAVLTIEPFRAKAFPMIKDLMVDRSALDRIISSGGYISANTGNAVDANAILVPKADADEAMSSATCIGCGACVAACKNASAALFTSAKISHMALLPQGQVERKERAMRMVGAMDAEGFGACTTTGACEAACPKEIQLTNISRMNREFFVANVTKREKHKDGGAG, encoded by the coding sequence ATGTCTGGAAAAAATATTAATCTGACTTTGAAAGTTTGGAGACAAAAAGGCCCGAAAGACCAGGGGGCCTTTGCAGAGTATCAGGCCAAGAACGTTTCTGAAGACGCTTCTTTCCTGGAAATGCTGGATGCTGTGAACGAAGAGCTGGTTGCAAAAGGTGATGAGCCTATCGCCTTTGACCACGACTGCCGTGAAGGTATCTGTGGTACTTGTGGTTTTGTGATCGACGGTGAAGCCCACGGTCCGATGAAATCCACAACTGTGTGTCAGCTGCACATGCGTAATTTCAACGACGGTGCGGTTCTGACAATTGAGCCTTTCCGTGCAAAAGCCTTCCCGATGATCAAGGACTTGATGGTGGACAGATCCGCTTTGGATCGTATCATCTCTTCCGGTGGTTATATCTCTGCGAACACCGGTAACGCGGTTGACGCCAATGCGATTCTGGTTCCGAAGGCCGATGCGGATGAGGCGATGTCTTCTGCAACGTGCATCGGTTGTGGCGCATGTGTGGCGGCTTGTAAGAACGCCTCTGCGGCCCTGTTCACTTCCGCGAAGATCTCTCACATGGCACTGCTTCCGCAGGGTCAGGTTGAAAGAAAAGAACGCGCCATGCGCATGGTGGGTGCGATGGATGCAGAAGGCTTCGGTGCCTGCACCACAACAGGTGCGTGCGAAGCAGCCTGCCCGAAAGAAATCCAGCTGACCAACATCAGCCGCATGAACCGCGAATTCTTCGTGGCCAACGTCACCAAACGTGAAAAACACAAAGACGGCGGCGCCGGCTAA
- a CDS encoding 4-hydroxythreonine-4-phosphate dehydrogenase PdxA, with protein MSKLRIALTTGDVDGIGFEVTAKALHHLGPQKGVQFLLWRPDSASQKYLKLIDQKFERITVDDLSQALEIEGPYLIDIASDLAPAKWVELSAKACLKKEIHALATAPLSKTSIKAAGFKDLGHTDILKRLSGAKHVHMGFVGEKFNVVLATAHLPVKEITKHLSFSVLAEALLNANELRKKLPASQAKKPIGVLGLNPHAGEAGLIGQEELLFFPELVSFAKEKKIPFEGPLVPDAAFFPQNWKKYSVYLSLYHDQGLIPFKMIHGQDSGVHMTLGIPFIRTSVDHGTAKDIFGKNKANPHSMIDAVRWAVKLARL; from the coding sequence ATGAGTAAACTTCGAATCGCTCTTACGACCGGGGATGTGGATGGCATTGGCTTTGAGGTCACTGCCAAGGCTCTGCATCACCTGGGCCCGCAAAAGGGCGTGCAGTTTTTGTTGTGGCGCCCGGATAGCGCTTCACAAAAGTATTTGAAACTGATTGATCAGAAATTCGAGCGCATCACCGTGGATGACCTTTCCCAGGCTCTGGAAATCGAAGGTCCTTACCTGATAGATATTGCCTCGGACCTGGCACCTGCGAAATGGGTGGAATTAAGCGCCAAGGCCTGCCTGAAGAAAGAAATTCACGCGCTGGCCACAGCCCCCTTGTCCAAAACTTCAATCAAAGCGGCGGGCTTTAAAGACCTTGGGCACACGGACATTTTAAAAAGACTTTCTGGCGCCAAACATGTGCACATGGGTTTTGTCGGTGAAAAGTTCAACGTGGTTTTGGCCACCGCACATCTGCCGGTGAAAGAAATCACCAAGCATTTAAGTTTCAGTGTGCTGGCCGAAGCCCTTCTCAACGCCAATGAGCTCAGAAAGAAACTTCCCGCGTCCCAGGCTAAAAAACCCATCGGTGTTCTGGGTCTGAACCCCCATGCCGGCGAGGCCGGCCTGATCGGGCAGGAAGAGCTTTTGTTCTTCCCCGAGCTTGTAAGTTTTGCCAAAGAGAAAAAGATTCCATTTGAAGGACCCCTGGTTCCGGACGCAGCTTTCTTCCCGCAAAACTGGAAGAAATACTCCGTTTATTTGAGCCTGTATCACGATCAAGGCCTGATTCCGTTTAAAATGATTCACGGACAGGACAGTGGCGTGCATATGACCCTGGGGATCCCGTTTATTCGCACCAGCGTGGACCATGGGACTGCCAAGGACATCTTTGGTAAGAACAAAGCCAACCCCCATTCGATGATTGATGCCGTTCGCTGGGCGGTAAAATTAGCTCGACTCTAG
- a CDS encoding electron transfer flavoprotein subunit beta/FixA family protein gives MKIFVCIKQVPDTETKIKISPDQTGIDTAGIKWVMNPYDEYAVEEANKLRDANPGSQVWVLSVGPKARVVESLRTALAMGADEAIVVNGEGLDNFATAKALAEVIKAEGGAKVIFSGKLAIDDNASSVSQMMAEFLNVPHTTVVSKFNFNGENVVVERDIEGGAKEVVQMMTPAVVAANKGLNMPRYASLPGIMKAKKKVIKEIEFASLNIPASDIKIKYSGFALPADKPAVKMLSGDASAQASELVKLLRDEAKVL, from the coding sequence ATGAAGATTTTTGTGTGTATCAAGCAGGTGCCTGACACCGAAACAAAGATTAAGATCTCTCCCGACCAGACTGGTATCGACACGGCGGGTATTAAATGGGTTATGAACCCTTATGACGAATATGCAGTTGAGGAAGCCAACAAGCTTCGCGATGCAAATCCGGGATCCCAAGTATGGGTTCTGTCTGTTGGACCAAAGGCTCGTGTCGTTGAATCCTTGCGTACGGCTTTGGCTATGGGCGCTGACGAAGCGATCGTGGTGAACGGCGAAGGCCTGGACAACTTTGCCACGGCAAAAGCTTTGGCTGAAGTGATCAAAGCTGAAGGCGGCGCAAAAGTCATCTTCTCCGGCAAACTTGCAATTGATGACAATGCTTCCTCTGTCAGCCAGATGATGGCTGAATTCCTGAACGTTCCTCACACCACAGTGGTATCGAAATTCAATTTCAATGGCGAAAACGTTGTGGTTGAGCGCGATATCGAAGGTGGCGCGAAAGAAGTTGTGCAAATGATGACTCCGGCGGTTGTGGCGGCGAACAAGGGTTTGAACATGCCTCGTTACGCAAGTCTTCCAGGCATCATGAAAGCCAAAAAGAAAGTGATCAAAGAAATCGAATTCGCTTCTTTGAACATCCCGGCTTCTGACATCAAAATCAAATACTCCGGCTTTGCTCTTCCGGCTGATAAACCAGCTGTAAAAATGCTTTCTGGCGATGCTTCTGCACAAGCGTCCGAGCTGGTTAAACTTCTTCGCGATGAAGCGAAGGTTCTGTAA
- a CDS encoding lysophospholipid acyltransferase family protein produces the protein MLAHFHGDELALLSIVKRYRIATIASQSKDGELMATVLKWLGAKTSRGSSTRGGVQALKGLLRLVKDGGNCSFAVDGPKGPLHKVKPGVFELSRMIHGPIYAAGVACDRAIHFPKSWNKTFLPKPFAKVIIYWVGPMAPVSKEIDPRNPDLALELEALLHQARQQALKFIADNDAQC, from the coding sequence GTGCTCGCGCATTTTCACGGAGATGAGCTCGCTCTTTTATCCATCGTCAAAAGATACCGTATCGCCACCATCGCTTCACAATCCAAAGACGGCGAGTTGATGGCGACCGTGCTGAAATGGCTGGGGGCAAAAACCAGTCGTGGGTCTTCCACACGCGGTGGCGTGCAAGCCCTGAAAGGTCTTTTGCGTTTGGTAAAAGACGGGGGAAATTGCAGCTTTGCTGTGGATGGTCCAAAAGGCCCGTTACACAAAGTCAAACCCGGTGTGTTTGAACTTTCACGCATGATTCACGGTCCGATTTACGCCGCGGGTGTGGCGTGTGATCGTGCGATTCATTTCCCCAAATCATGGAATAAAACCTTCCTGCCAAAACCCTTCGCCAAAGTGATCATTTACTGGGTGGGACCGATGGCTCCAGTGAGCAAAGAGATCGATCCAAGAAACCCAGACCTTGCTCTAGAGTTAGAGGCTCTTTTGCACCAAGCTAGGCAGCAAGCTCTTAAATTCATTGCGGATAATGATGCCCAGTGCTAG